From Triticum aestivum cultivar Chinese Spring chromosome 7B, IWGSC CS RefSeq v2.1, whole genome shotgun sequence:
aagggtcccgctgctcaatggtgggacaaccaCAGACGCTCTTTACCcgctggaacggtcatcacttggccagatttccaagctgctttccatgcccgcttcattcctcaaggaactatggacaggaagaagcgcgagttccgcaacctcacccaaggtaACAAGACTGTggatgcttatcagcgggagttccttgacctgtcccgctatgctgaagatgACATTGCCACTGATGCATGTAAACAAGaaaagtttcgtgatggacttcaagCTGATATCAAACTAGCGCTCCtcatgcatgactttgctgatttcgccaccttggcgAACAAGGCCATTCaggtcgaaactggtctgcaggagcACCTCGGATCCCTCAGGCGCAACCGTGATGCGGgttcatcttcgggcccgtcatcgcagaagcgtaagatatggatcccccACAGCATGTATCCACCAGCTGCCCCTGCACCAAGACAGACCCatgctgcacctcgtcttcctcctccaccACCTGGACAGCCGAGACTTCAAGCTCCTGCTTCCCGTCCCAATGATGGGctatgcttcaagtgtggtcaaccaggacactgTGCCAGGGACTGCTCTCAGAATCAGTACCGGCTTGCACTTCCTCAAACtagccgtggtaacaatcagccccgcaacaacaatgtcaggccttatggt
This genomic window contains:
- the LOC123162094 gene encoding uncharacterized protein, producing MDRKKREFRNLTQGNKTVDAYQREFLDLSRYAEDDIATDACKQEKFRDGLQADIKLALLMHDFADFATLANKAIQVETGLQEHLGSLRRNRDAGSSSGPSSQKRKIWIPHSMYPPAAPAPRQTHAAPRLPPPPPGQPRLQAPASRPNDGLCFKCGQPGHCARDCSQNQYRLALPQTSRGNNQPRNNNVRPYGRGQANHIDLNEAQDQPATVLGTLLVNSVPASVLFDPGASHSFISEDFASMHGLKFAVMNNPLVVHTPAGQCRTTMVSLNVPVEIEGLEFHVSPIVLKSSNIDLILGMEWLKTHTASIICTTKTVHLLSEIVSYHAHLVRNAEARIYSLDA